A window of the Microplitis mediator isolate UGA2020A chromosome 5, iyMicMedi2.1, whole genome shotgun sequence genome harbors these coding sequences:
- the LOC130668239 gene encoding arrestin domain-containing protein 2-like isoform X1, with translation MSSTLQTFEIKLDNPTATYGSGAMITGQVIIDLTKTKKMRALKLRFKGKCEVHWEKRTGSGKNSRTTYFTGEEEYFRSDLCLFGSTGGDTIEMLAGHHVFPFNYALPRNIPSSYEHSIGSVEYSIKAIVDRPWKFDHETAIVFTIETPFELNPETHSLIGIDDEKEEDYCCILPCISRGSMIYNFRLPTTGYACGEAIQTTVNINSRSDSVEVDEIDVKLEQKVDFHARSPYGKTKSETHVIQTSKQSGPFAKKCDVVIGMQVPSVPPSKLQHCNLIDISYRIHIELHVSGLHCNTERYYDILIGTRPATIMSTQQVVFPVSHFAQPPIIPPTAPFDYPSSTNPTSAFPNPNVPYPMPTPTVPQNEKISAPYPQFPMPGPTPYPSQSGPSQYPPAAAPYPSQSGSDQYPPPGAPYPTQPGPGQYPPPSTAPYPNHAGSGFTYPSAPGFQPPQNIEFVQSNPMSPFHYPPEQLPPSYDSVIASDHKK, from the exons atgtcgTCGACATTGCAAacgtttgaaataaaattagataATCCAACCGCAACGTATGGATCAGGAGCAATGATAACTGGTCAAGTGATAATTGACCTcaccaaaacaaaaaaaatgcgag cgCTTAAATTAAGATTTAAAGGAAAATGTGAAGTACATTGGGAAAAAAGAACTGGTAGTGGTAAAAATTCACGAACTACATATTTTACTGGAGAGGAAGAATATTTTCGTAGTGATCTATGTCTTTTTGGAAGCACAG gCGGTGATACGATCGAAATGTTAGCTGGTCATCACGTTTTTCCATTTAACTATGCACTCCCACGAAATATTCCAAGCAGTTACGAGCATAGTATTGGTTCTGTTGAATATTCTATCAAAGCAATAGTAGACAGACCATGGAAATTTGATCATGAAACTGCAATAGTTTTTACGATCGAAACACCATTTGAATTGAATCCAGAAACACATTCGTTG ataGGGATTGATGATGAGAAGGAAGAGGATTATTGTTGTATTCTACCATGTATCAGTAGAGGAAGCATGATCTACAATTTTCGATTGCCAACAACTGGGTACGCTTGTGGAGAAGCCATTCAAACGACAGTTAATATAAACAGCCGATCCGATTCTGTCGAAGTTGATGAGATCGACGTAAAACTTGaacaa aaAGTAGATTTTCATGCACGATCACCTTATGGGAAAACAAAATCCGAAACACATGTGATACAAACAAGTAAACAATCAGGTCCGTTCGCTAAAAAATGTGATGTAGTAATTGGTATGCAAGTGCCGTCCGTTCCTCCATCAAAACTTCAGCACTGCAATCTTATAGACATTAGTTATCGAATTCATATTGAACTACATGTTTCTGGGCT CCATTGTAATACTGAAAGATACTATGATATTTTAATTGGAACAAGACCTGCAACAATCATGTCAACGCAACAAGTTGTTTTTCCCGTTTCTCACTTTGCCCAACCGCCAATTATTCCACCAACTGCACCATTTGATTATCCTTCATCGACCAATCCTACATCAGCATTTCCAAATCCGAATGTTCCATATCCAATGCCTACTCCAACTGTAccacaaaatgaaaaaatttctgcaCCGTATCCTCAATTTCCTATGCCAGGTCCAACACCTTATCCAAGTCAATCTGGTCCAAGCCAATATCCACCAGCAGCTGCTCCTTATCCAAGTCAATCTGGTTCAGACCAATATCCACCACCAGGTGCTCCTTATCCAACTCAGCCTGGTCCAGGTCAATATCCACCACCAAGTACTGCTCCTTATCCTAATCATGCGGGCTCAGGATTTACATACCCATCTGCTCCTGGTTTTCAACCTCctcaaaatattgaatttgtacAATCAAATCCTATGTCGCCATTTCATTATCCACCGGAGCAAC ttccTCCTTCTTATGATTCTGTAATCGCTAGTGATCACAAGAAATGA
- the LOC130668239 gene encoding arrestin domain-containing protein 2-like isoform X2 encodes MLAGHHVFPFNYALPRNIPSSYEHSIGSVEYSIKAIVDRPWKFDHETAIVFTIETPFELNPETHSLIGIDDEKEEDYCCILPCISRGSMIYNFRLPTTGYACGEAIQTTVNINSRSDSVEVDEIDVKLEQKVDFHARSPYGKTKSETHVIQTSKQSGPFAKKCDVVIGMQVPSVPPSKLQHCNLIDISYRIHIELHVSGLHCNTERYYDILIGTRPATIMSTQQVVFPVSHFAQPPIIPPTAPFDYPSSTNPTSAFPNPNVPYPMPTPTVPQNEKISAPYPQFPMPGPTPYPSQSGPSQYPPAAAPYPSQSGSDQYPPPGAPYPTQPGPGQYPPPSTAPYPNHAGSGFTYPSAPGFQPPQNIEFVQSNPMSPFHYPPEQLPPSYDSVIASDHKK; translated from the exons ATGTTAGCTGGTCATCACGTTTTTCCATTTAACTATGCACTCCCACGAAATATTCCAAGCAGTTACGAGCATAGTATTGGTTCTGTTGAATATTCTATCAAAGCAATAGTAGACAGACCATGGAAATTTGATCATGAAACTGCAATAGTTTTTACGATCGAAACACCATTTGAATTGAATCCAGAAACACATTCGTTG ataGGGATTGATGATGAGAAGGAAGAGGATTATTGTTGTATTCTACCATGTATCAGTAGAGGAAGCATGATCTACAATTTTCGATTGCCAACAACTGGGTACGCTTGTGGAGAAGCCATTCAAACGACAGTTAATATAAACAGCCGATCCGATTCTGTCGAAGTTGATGAGATCGACGTAAAACTTGaacaa aaAGTAGATTTTCATGCACGATCACCTTATGGGAAAACAAAATCCGAAACACATGTGATACAAACAAGTAAACAATCAGGTCCGTTCGCTAAAAAATGTGATGTAGTAATTGGTATGCAAGTGCCGTCCGTTCCTCCATCAAAACTTCAGCACTGCAATCTTATAGACATTAGTTATCGAATTCATATTGAACTACATGTTTCTGGGCT CCATTGTAATACTGAAAGATACTATGATATTTTAATTGGAACAAGACCTGCAACAATCATGTCAACGCAACAAGTTGTTTTTCCCGTTTCTCACTTTGCCCAACCGCCAATTATTCCACCAACTGCACCATTTGATTATCCTTCATCGACCAATCCTACATCAGCATTTCCAAATCCGAATGTTCCATATCCAATGCCTACTCCAACTGTAccacaaaatgaaaaaatttctgcaCCGTATCCTCAATTTCCTATGCCAGGTCCAACACCTTATCCAAGTCAATCTGGTCCAAGCCAATATCCACCAGCAGCTGCTCCTTATCCAAGTCAATCTGGTTCAGACCAATATCCACCACCAGGTGCTCCTTATCCAACTCAGCCTGGTCCAGGTCAATATCCACCACCAAGTACTGCTCCTTATCCTAATCATGCGGGCTCAGGATTTACATACCCATCTGCTCCTGGTTTTCAACCTCctcaaaatattgaatttgtacAATCAAATCCTATGTCGCCATTTCATTATCCACCGGAGCAAC ttccTCCTTCTTATGATTCTGTAATCGCTAGTGATCACAAGAAATGA